The Kogia breviceps isolate mKogBre1 chromosome 4, mKogBre1 haplotype 1, whole genome shotgun sequence genome window below encodes:
- the CATSPER3 gene encoding cation channel sperm-associated protein 3, with protein MSRLFKIIMISTISTNAFFMVLWTDYKTRYNLFRLFEVSELIFVSIYSSEFCMKLYVDPINYWKDGYNLLDVIIIIIIFIPYSLRKIKGKHYPYLNIADGVQSLRILKLITYSRGIRTLITAVGQTAYTVASVLILLFVLMYIFAVLGFCLFGVPERADLNNWGNLALAFFTLFSLATVDGWTDLQQQLDARNFILSRSFTIIFILLASFVFLSMFVGVMIIHTEDSVKKLERELMLERHMTRMEEKHVILKRQQEELSKLMQTQKNVDHKSFTELVEKFKKTLRHTDPMVLDDFGTTLPFIDIYLSTLDNQDATIYKLQELYYEIVHVLSLMLEDLPQKKQSQSLEKVEEK; from the exons ATGAGTCGTCTCTTTAAGATAATTATGATTAGCACCATCTCAACGAATGccttttttatggtcttgtggactGATTATAAAACAAGATACAACTTGTTCAGACTTTTTGAG GTCTCAGAGCTCATCTTTGTGTCCATCTATAGCTCCGAGTTCTGCATGAAGCTCTACGTGGACCCCATCAACTACTGGAAGGATGGCTACAACCTGCTAGATGtgatcattatcatcattatcttcATCCCCTACAGTCTCCGCAAGATCAAGGGCAAGCACTACCCCTACCTCAACATTGCCGATGGCGTACAGTCCCTGCGCATTCTCAAGCTCATCACCTATAGCCGCGGCATCCGG ACACTCATCACCGCTGTGGGGCAGACAGCTTACACCGTGGCCTCTGTGCTCATCCTGCTCTTCGTCCTGATGTACATCTTCGCTGTCCTGGGCTTCTGCCTATTTGGAGTTCCAGAGAGGGCTGACCTGAATAACTGGGGGAACCTGGCTCTGGCCTTCTTTACCCTCTTCAGCTTGGCCACG GTCGATGGCTGGACAGACCTGCAGCAGCAGCTGGATGCCCGgaattttattctgagccgttcATTCACCATCATCTTCATCTTGCTTGCCTCCTTCGTCTTCCTTAGCATGTTCGTGGGTGTGATGATCATTCACACTGAG GACTCTGTCAAAAAGTTGGAGCGGGAGCTGATGCTAGAGAGACACATGACACGCATGGAAGAGAAGCATGTGATTTTGAAACGGCAGCAGGAGGAGCTCAGCAAGCTGATGCAGACACAG AAGAATGTTGACCACAAAAGTTTCACTGAGCTGGTGGAGAAGTTTAAGAAGACACTGCGGCACACTGACCCCATGGTCTTGGATGATTTTGGCACTACCCTACCCTTCATTGACATCTACTTGTCCACTCTAGACAACCAGGATGCTACCATCTACAA GCTTCAGGAGCTGTACTACGAGATCGTGCACGTGCTGAGCCTGATGCTTGAAGACTTGCCCCAGAAGAAGCAGTCCCAGTCCTTGGAGAAGGTCGAGGAGAAGTAG